The Desulfovibrio sp. TomC genome includes a window with the following:
- a CDS encoding permease, with the protein MNALHNLDLFAQATLSIVLEAIPFLLLGSVASGLVEAFVQKDRLERLLPKGRLASTLAGLGIGALTPCCECGVVYLARRLIGKGVPPGAAVAFMLAAPVINPVSILATLVAFRGDPTMALWRCALVIVAGLVVGYWAGGNKASALLLSVAAPVPACGCGQDHGLDHSHVAAPTVPGSPFGSLADAVPLAAFLPSPGQKIASAMHHAMADFLDMAKVLILGSMVAAAFKAYVPVTVVMAMENDLALAIPGMMGLAVVLSLCSQADAFVAASFSTFPQAAKLAFLALGPMLDLKLMLMWRQVFAPRLVAILTVVPAAIVLVACIILGVMTGAAP; encoded by the coding sequence ATGAACGCCCTGCACAACCTCGACCTCTTTGCCCAGGCTACGCTCTCCATCGTCTTAGAGGCCATCCCCTTCCTGCTGCTGGGGTCGGTGGCCTCGGGACTGGTGGAAGCCTTTGTTCAAAAGGACCGCCTGGAGCGCCTCTTGCCCAAGGGCCGGCTGGCCTCGACCCTGGCCGGCCTTGGCATTGGCGCATTGACCCCGTGTTGTGAATGCGGCGTGGTCTATCTGGCCCGGCGGCTGATCGGCAAAGGCGTGCCGCCCGGGGCTGCCGTGGCCTTCATGCTGGCCGCGCCGGTCATAAATCCGGTCTCCATCCTGGCCACCCTGGTCGCCTTCCGGGGGGATCCGACCATGGCCCTGTGGCGCTGCGCCCTGGTCATCGTCGCCGGGCTGGTCGTCGGCTACTGGGCCGGCGGCAACAAAGCCTCGGCCCTGCTTTTGTCCGTCGCCGCCCCGGTCCCGGCCTGCGGCTGCGGCCAGGACCACGGCCTGGACCATAGCCACGTCGCCGCGCCAACCGTCCCGGGATCGCCCTTCGGCTCCCTGGCCGACGCCGTGCCTCTCGCCGCCTTCCTGCCCAGCCCTGGCCAAAAAATCGCTTCGGCCATGCACCACGCCATGGCTGATTTTCTGGATATGGCCAAGGTGCTGATCCTCGGCTCCATGGTGGCGGCGGCCTTCAAGGCCTACGTGCCCGTCACCGTGGTCATGGCCATGGAAAACGATCTGGCCCTGGCCATTCCGGGCATGATGGGGCTGGCTGTCGTCTTGTCCCTGTGCTCCCAGGCCGACGCCTTCGTGGCCGCCTCGTTTTCCACCTTCCCCCAGGCGGCCAAGCTGGCCTTTCTGGCCCTTGGCCCCATGCTCGACCTCAAACTCATGCTCATGTGGCGGCAGGTCTTCGCCCCGCGCCTCGTCGCCATCCTGACCGTCGTCCCGGCCGCCATTGTCCTGGTCGCCTGCATCATCCTCGGCGTCATGACCGGAGCCGCACCATGA
- a CDS encoding ABC transporter ATP-binding protein/permease produces MPASRRQFVSDLWALTKPYWKSEERVKSGLLLAVIIGMSLGIVYLNVLFNEWNNLFYNSLQDKNVDAFFRLLGRFTILAVLFIIVAVYQIYLRQMLQIRWRRWLTDRYAKTWLADHNYYRLRFETNGTDNPDQRISEDIGGFVEQTLALTLGLLESVVSLASFSVILWGLSGDIHILDIQIPGSMLWAAVLYAGFGSFFTHLIGRPLIRLNFLQQRYEADFRYQLVRVRENAEPIALYGGEAQEARGLGDRFTHVVSNWWAIMIQQKRLTWFSAGYSQAAVIFPFLVAAPRYFSGAIQLGGLMQTASAFGHVQNSLSWFIDAYTRLAQWRATVDRLTGFAAALADLEARKNEGFSRHDVPAGAGLSLTDASLTLPDGRTLLADAALTVAPGERVMVAGPAGCGKSTLFRAMGGLWPFAAGTLAMPAAQRTLFLPQRPYLPIASLAAAVAYPDAPETYGNERIAQALTDCGLPHLTTLLDEQRHWTQELSAGEQQRLAFARAILLAPDWLFCDEATSALDEASQMELYALLTARLPKASIVSIAHRPSLAVFHHRIVRFVPAAGNLSADNPDAGFRLEAAPMPA; encoded by the coding sequence ATGCCCGCATCCAGGCGGCAGTTTGTTTCCGACCTCTGGGCTTTGACCAAGCCTTACTGGAAAAGCGAAGAGCGCGTGAAATCCGGCCTGCTCCTTGCCGTCATCATCGGCATGAGCCTTGGCATCGTCTATCTCAACGTGCTTTTCAACGAATGGAACAACCTCTTTTACAACTCCCTCCAGGACAAAAACGTCGACGCATTCTTCCGGCTCCTCGGCCGCTTTACCATCCTGGCCGTCCTGTTCATCATCGTCGCCGTCTACCAGATCTATCTGCGCCAGATGCTGCAAATCCGCTGGCGGCGCTGGCTCACCGACCGCTACGCCAAGACCTGGCTGGCCGACCACAACTACTACCGGCTGCGCTTTGAAACAAACGGCACGGACAACCCGGACCAGCGCATCAGCGAAGACATCGGCGGCTTTGTCGAACAAACCCTGGCCCTGACGCTTGGGCTGCTCGAATCCGTGGTCAGTCTGGCCTCGTTTTCCGTCATCCTCTGGGGCCTGTCCGGCGACATCCACATCTTGGACATCCAGATTCCCGGCTCCATGCTCTGGGCCGCCGTGCTCTACGCCGGCTTCGGGTCGTTTTTCACCCACCTGATCGGCCGCCCGCTTATTCGCCTCAACTTCCTGCAGCAGCGCTACGAGGCCGATTTCCGTTACCAGCTCGTGCGCGTGCGGGAAAACGCCGAACCCATAGCCCTCTATGGCGGCGAGGCCCAGGAAGCCCGGGGACTGGGAGACCGGTTCACCCACGTCGTGTCCAACTGGTGGGCGATCATGATCCAGCAAAAGCGGCTCACCTGGTTCTCCGCCGGCTATTCCCAGGCAGCAGTCATCTTCCCCTTCCTGGTGGCCGCGCCGCGCTATTTCTCCGGGGCCATCCAACTCGGCGGGCTGATGCAGACCGCCTCGGCCTTCGGCCATGTGCAAAATTCCCTGTCCTGGTTCATCGACGCCTACACCCGGCTGGCCCAGTGGCGCGCCACGGTCGATCGTCTGACCGGCTTTGCCGCCGCCCTGGCCGACCTCGAAGCCAGGAAAAACGAAGGGTTTTCCCGTCACGACGTCCCGGCCGGAGCCGGCCTCTCCCTGACGGACGCCAGCTTGACCCTGCCGGACGGGCGCACGCTTCTGGCCGACGCCGCCCTGACCGTGGCCCCGGGCGAACGGGTCATGGTAGCCGGCCCGGCCGGCTGCGGCAAATCCACGCTTTTCAGGGCCATGGGCGGGTTGTGGCCCTTTGCCGCCGGAACCCTGGCCATGCCGGCAGCCCAGCGCACGCTCTTTCTGCCCCAGCGGCCCTATCTGCCCATTGCCTCCCTGGCTGCGGCCGTGGCCTACCCCGACGCCCCGGAAACCTATGGCAACGAACGCATCGCCCAGGCGCTCACCGATTGCGGTCTGCCCCACCTGACCACCTTGCTTGACGAACAGCGGCACTGGACCCAGGAACTCTCGGCCGGCGAACAGCAACGTCTGGCCTTTGCCCGGGCCATCCTGCTGGCCCCGGACTGGCTCTTTTGCGACGAGGCCACCTCGGCCCTGGACGAGGCCTCGCAGATGGAGCTCTACGCCCTGCTGACCGCCCGGCTGCCCAAGGCCTCCATCGTCAGCATCGCCCACCGCCCGTCCCTGGCCGTTTTCCACCACCGCATCGTGCGCTTTGTGCCGGCGGCCGGAAACCTGAGCGCCGACAACCCGGACGCCGGGTTCCGGCTTGAGGCCGCCCCTATGCCCGCATGA
- a CDS encoding outer membrane homotrimeric porin, translating into MRRLSLLILAVALLAVSAGVAKAATEVKMTGDSRVYGVFFTGHNFTGWNDPSWTSNTPTWNKAGTKTEDTFEIWERIRVRTDFIANENLRFRLATKVDNTWGNGTYTAANPEVAIQVYQAFLQFNIPETKVEVSAGLQPIALPQSKLFNDSIVFTDWAAGLVVNSNLIPDTLNVQAGFARLIDSNRTYDPTTTQVADELDMYFLALPITVTGLKATPWAAAIVAGRDANYFTTFASSFGEATDAEDLLSAGSLIAPTKWKNSQNPYLWAGSALEITALDPIKFYGDVIYGQGAMDDRSKSKRHGWFVDFGAEYTGWDVLTPQIYGWWSTGEDGSTRNGSERMPHSRPNWGPGGSFLFDDSQVFARNSNMGIDPVGAMGVGAALVNMTFIQKLEHRLGFTYLHGNNSPRAIRDLNAALGSNPYFQMGRDLTWNEHVLGANFDTKYAIYENLDARVETGWAHGNFQKSVWGSRLVNKAEGSDTWKVSFGLTYRF; encoded by the coding sequence ATGAGACGTTTGTCCCTGCTGATCCTGGCGGTTGCCCTGCTGGCGGTTTCCGCCGGCGTCGCCAAGGCCGCGACCGAAGTGAAAATGACCGGTGATTCGCGCGTCTACGGCGTCTTTTTTACCGGCCACAACTTCACCGGCTGGAACGACCCGAGCTGGACGTCCAACACCCCGACCTGGAACAAGGCTGGAACCAAGACCGAAGACACCTTCGAGATCTGGGAACGCATCCGGGTGCGCACGGACTTTATCGCCAACGAAAACCTTCGCTTCCGTCTGGCCACCAAGGTGGACAACACCTGGGGCAACGGCACCTACACCGCCGCCAACCCCGAAGTGGCCATCCAGGTCTACCAGGCCTTCCTCCAGTTCAATATTCCCGAGACCAAGGTCGAGGTTTCGGCCGGCCTGCAGCCCATCGCCCTGCCCCAGAGCAAACTGTTTAACGACAGCATTGTCTTCACCGACTGGGCCGCCGGACTGGTCGTCAACAGCAACCTCATCCCCGACACCTTAAACGTCCAGGCCGGCTTCGCCCGTCTCATCGACAGCAACCGGACCTACGACCCCACCACCACCCAGGTCGCCGACGAACTGGATATGTATTTCCTGGCCCTGCCCATCACCGTCACGGGCCTCAAGGCCACGCCGTGGGCGGCCGCCATCGTGGCCGGCAGAGACGCCAACTACTTTACGACCTTTGCCTCCTCCTTCGGCGAAGCCACCGACGCCGAGGATCTGCTCTCGGCCGGAAGCCTGATCGCCCCGACCAAGTGGAAGAACAGCCAGAACCCCTATCTCTGGGCCGGCTCCGCCCTGGAAATCACGGCCCTTGACCCGATCAAGTTCTACGGCGACGTGATCTACGGCCAGGGCGCCATGGACGATCGCAGCAAGAGCAAGCGGCACGGCTGGTTTGTTGACTTCGGCGCGGAATACACCGGCTGGGACGTGCTGACCCCCCAGATCTACGGCTGGTGGTCCACCGGCGAAGACGGCTCCACCCGCAACGGTTCCGAACGCATGCCCCACTCCCGGCCCAACTGGGGTCCGGGCGGCTCGTTCCTGTTTGACGACAGCCAGGTGTTTGCCCGCAACTCCAACATGGGCATCGACCCGGTCGGGGCCATGGGCGTTGGCGCGGCCCTGGTCAACATGACCTTCATCCAGAAGCTCGAACACCGCCTGGGCTTCACCTACCTGCACGGCAACAACTCGCCCCGGGCCATCCGCGACTTAAACGCCGCCCTGGGTTCCAACCCGTACTTCCAGATGGGCCGCGACCTGACCTGGAACGAGCATGTCCTTGGGGCCAACTTCGACACCAAGTACGCCATCTACGAAAACCTCGACGCCCGGGTCGAAACCGGCTGGGCCCACGGCAACTTCCAGAAAAGCGTCTGGGGCAGCCGTCTGGTCAACAAGGCCGAGGGCAGCGACACCTGGAAGGTGTCCTTCGGCCTGACCTACCGCTTCTAG
- a CDS encoding FAD-dependent oxidoreductase — MPQQVVIIGGVALGPKAACRFKRLEPESNVIMLDRSPRISYGGCGIPYYVSGEVSDITGLQSTAFHMVRNPEFFHDVKDVDARNETEVTAIDRAAKTVTAKHLPTGREETIPYDKLVLAMGSRPRKLPIAGLDLAGVHTVDSLEAAESIKAAVAAGGVGSVAIIGSGFIGLEMAVAFADMWGLDVTVIELFDQILPGVTGPALSTMARKHMEEKGVVFHLSEQVARLEGDGKVERVVTDKGVIEADMVIVSVGVVPNSELAKAAGIAVSERGGVLVDEFMRTSDPDIYAGGDCIEVKNLVTGQPMYLPLGSMANRQGRIIGDNLAGASSRFAGVVGSWCVKLFDLGVAGTGLTLAGATRAGYDAVATHITAVDRAHFYPEHGLMSLELVAERGTRRVLGLQGVSVMGDALIGKINTVAAMLPYAPTVSDISNVEVAYSPPFAAAMDILNTVGNAADNILTGQNKGISVTEFAQLWDDAASGIHVIDCRENTQGGPLEDKHPGRWHNIPQGQLRQRLAEVPKDQPVVLMCNTGARSYEALVILTDAGFHQVVSVEGGMAAVKAAGVDV; from the coding sequence CCGCCTGTCGGTTCAAGCGCCTTGAGCCGGAAAGCAACGTCATCATGCTCGACCGCAGTCCGCGCATCTCCTACGGCGGCTGCGGCATTCCCTATTACGTCTCCGGCGAAGTCAGCGACATCACCGGCCTGCAATCGACCGCCTTCCATATGGTGCGCAATCCGGAATTCTTCCACGACGTCAAGGATGTTGACGCCCGCAACGAGACCGAGGTGACGGCCATCGACCGCGCGGCCAAGACCGTGACGGCCAAACATCTGCCGACCGGCCGCGAAGAGACCATCCCCTACGACAAGCTGGTTCTGGCCATGGGCAGCCGGCCGCGAAAGCTCCCCATCGCTGGGCTTGATCTGGCCGGCGTGCATACCGTGGACAGCCTGGAAGCCGCTGAATCCATCAAGGCGGCGGTGGCGGCCGGGGGCGTTGGCTCGGTGGCCATCATCGGTTCGGGATTCATTGGCCTGGAAATGGCGGTGGCCTTTGCCGACATGTGGGGCCTGGACGTCACGGTCATCGAACTGTTCGACCAGATCCTGCCCGGGGTCACCGGCCCGGCGCTGTCCACCATGGCCCGCAAGCACATGGAGGAAAAGGGCGTGGTCTTTCACCTGTCCGAGCAGGTGGCCCGCCTTGAGGGCGACGGCAAGGTCGAGCGGGTGGTGACGGACAAGGGCGTCATCGAAGCCGACATGGTCATTGTGTCCGTCGGCGTCGTGCCCAACTCCGAGCTGGCCAAGGCGGCCGGAATTGCCGTATCCGAGCGCGGCGGCGTGCTGGTGGACGAATTCATGCGCACCTCCGACCCGGACATCTACGCCGGCGGCGACTGCATCGAGGTCAAAAATCTGGTCACCGGCCAGCCCATGTACCTGCCGCTCGGGTCCATGGCCAACCGGCAAGGCCGCATCATCGGCGACAATCTGGCCGGCGCCTCCTCGCGCTTTGCCGGCGTGGTCGGCTCGTGGTGCGTCAAACTCTTCGATCTGGGCGTGGCCGGCACCGGACTGACCCTGGCCGGGGCAACGCGGGCCGGCTACGACGCCGTGGCCACCCACATAACGGCCGTGGACCGGGCGCATTTCTACCCCGAGCACGGCCTCATGTCCCTTGAGCTGGTGGCCGAGCGCGGCACCCGGCGGGTCCTTGGCCTGCAAGGCGTCAGCGTCATGGGCGATGCGCTGATCGGCAAGATCAACACCGTGGCCGCCATGCTGCCCTATGCCCCGACCGTGTCGGACATCTCCAACGTGGAAGTGGCCTACTCGCCGCCCTTTGCCGCAGCCATGGACATCTTAAATACCGTGGGCAACGCCGCGGACAACATTCTGACCGGCCAGAACAAGGGCATCTCGGTGACGGAATTCGCCCAGCTCTGGGATGACGCCGCAAGCGGCATCCACGTCATCGACTGCCGGGAAAACACCCAGGGCGGTCCGCTGGAAGACAAGCATCCCGGCCGCTGGCACAACATTCCCCAAGGCCAGTTGCGCCAGCGCCTGGCCGAAGTGCCCAAGGACCAGCCGGTTGTGCTCATGTGCAACACCGGGGCGCGCTCCTACGAGGCGCTGGTCATCCTGACCGACGCCGGATTCCATCAGGTGGTCAGCGTCGAGGGCGGCATGGCTGCGGTCAAGGCCGCCGGCGTGGACGTCTAG